In Janibacter sp. CX7, a single genomic region encodes these proteins:
- a CDS encoding glycerate kinase, with protein MHVLIAPDCFTGTLTATQAAEAMAAGWRRRAPDDLLTLVPLSDGGPGFLDVLTSSVPGESTIVTVSGPRGGSVPAALHITTDEGGRRTAWVESAQAIGLHLLDATERDPGVTTTHGLGELLDAALAQGVQRIVVGLGGSGTNDAGAGMLAALGAGPREALGGGGAGLIAVREPDLAGLAAARERFAGVELVAATDVASPLLGLQGASAVFSEQKGATPEQAQVLEGALGHFADVVRRVMPAGSDLLTGRERRLDREPGAGAAGGVGYALLLLGGRRVSGVETVLAAVGLDRLVAAADLVITGEGCLDWQSLQGKVVAGVAELAAAHATPAVALAGQVLIGRREAMAMGLAGSYAVADKHADLAPVMADPVGTLAERAERVAATWSPRR; from the coding sequence GTGCACGTGCTCATCGCGCCCGACTGCTTCACCGGCACCCTCACCGCCACGCAGGCGGCCGAGGCCATGGCCGCCGGCTGGCGCCGCCGCGCCCCCGACGACCTGCTGACGCTCGTGCCCCTGTCCGACGGCGGTCCCGGATTCCTCGACGTGCTCACCTCGAGCGTGCCCGGCGAGTCGACGATCGTCACCGTGAGCGGTCCCCGGGGCGGGTCCGTGCCCGCGGCCCTGCACATCACGACGGACGAAGGGGGGCGACGCACGGCCTGGGTGGAGTCGGCCCAGGCGATCGGCCTGCACCTGCTCGACGCCACCGAGCGCGACCCCGGCGTCACCACCACCCACGGCCTCGGCGAGCTGCTCGACGCCGCGCTCGCGCAGGGCGTGCAGCGCATCGTCGTCGGCCTCGGCGGATCCGGGACCAATGATGCCGGCGCCGGCATGCTCGCCGCCCTCGGCGCCGGACCGCGCGAGGCGCTCGGTGGCGGGGGAGCGGGCCTCATCGCGGTCCGCGAGCCCGATCTCGCCGGCCTGGCCGCCGCCCGGGAGCGCTTCGCCGGCGTCGAGCTCGTCGCGGCCACGGACGTCGCCTCGCCGCTGCTCGGCCTGCAGGGAGCCAGCGCCGTCTTCTCCGAGCAGAAGGGCGCGACCCCGGAGCAGGCCCAGGTCCTCGAGGGGGCTCTGGGGCACTTCGCCGACGTCGTACGCCGGGTCATGCCCGCGGGCAGCGACCTGCTCACCGGGCGGGAGCGCCGCCTCGACCGCGAGCCGGGTGCCGGCGCCGCCGGCGGGGTCGGCTACGCGCTGCTCCTCCTCGGCGGTCGCCGGGTGAGCGGTGTCGAGACGGTGCTCGCCGCGGTCGGGCTCGACCGGCTCGTCGCCGCCGCCGACCTCGTCATCACCGGTGAGGGCTGCCTCGACTGGCAGAGCCTGCAGGGCAAGGTCGTCGCCGGGGTCGCCGAGCTGGCCGCCGCCCACGCGACGCCCGCGGTCGCGCTCGCGGGCCAGGTGCTCATCGGTCGCCGGGAGGCGATGGCGATGGGTCTGGCCGGCAGCTATGCCGTCGCCGACAAGCACGCGGACCTCGCGCCGGTCATGGCCGACCCGGTCGGCACCCTCGCGGAGCGGGCCGAGCGGGTGGCCGCCACGTGGTCACCGCGACGGTGA
- the coxB gene encoding cytochrome c oxidase subunit II, translating to MALSACSAVGVHTDPKNGYLPEGITEEAPIVENLWIWSWVAALAVGILVWGLTLWCIVAYRRRKDDDGSLPVQLQYNVPLEILYTVVPMLMVGALFYYTEDAQTKLHDVSKEPDVTINVAAKQWSWDFNYVDDDVHEAGQMAELTGKKGAEEKLPTLYLPVNERVEFVLTSRDVIHSFWVPAFLEKMDVNPGIVNRFQVTPNQTGTFQGKCAELCGAYHSQMLFNVKVVERSEYDAHMKELEDKGQTGLLGNDLNREEINERDQDLIPSQESN from the coding sequence GTGGCACTCTCCGCGTGCAGCGCGGTGGGTGTGCACACCGATCCCAAGAACGGCTACCTGCCCGAGGGCATCACCGAGGAGGCTCCGATCGTCGAGAACCTCTGGATCTGGTCCTGGGTCGCGGCCCTGGCCGTCGGCATCCTCGTGTGGGGCCTGACCCTCTGGTGCATCGTGGCCTACCGCCGCCGCAAGGACGACGACGGCTCGCTGCCGGTCCAGCTGCAGTACAACGTGCCGCTCGAGATCCTCTACACGGTCGTCCCGATGCTGATGGTCGGAGCGCTCTTCTACTACACCGAGGACGCGCAGACGAAGCTCCACGACGTCTCCAAGGAGCCCGACGTGACGATCAACGTCGCGGCGAAGCAGTGGAGCTGGGACTTCAACTACGTCGACGACGACGTCCACGAGGCCGGCCAGATGGCCGAGCTCACGGGCAAGAAGGGGGCCGAGGAGAAGCTGCCGACGCTCTACCTGCCCGTCAACGAGCGGGTCGAGTTCGTGCTCACCTCGCGTGACGTCATCCACTCCTTCTGGGTGCCCGCCTTCCTCGAGAAGATGGACGTCAACCCCGGCATCGTCAACCGCTTCCAGGTGACGCCCAACCAGACCGGCACCTTCCAGGGCAAGTGCGCCGAGCTCTGCGGCGCCTACCACTCCCAGATGCTCTTCAACGTCAAGGTCGTCGAGCGCAGCGAGTACGACGCCCACATGAAGGAGCTCGAGGACAAGGGCCAGACCGGCCTGCTCGGCAACGATCTCAACCGCGAAGAGATCAACGAGCGTGACCAGGACCTCATCCCGTCGCAGGAGTCCAACTGA
- a CDS encoding cysteine desulfurase family protein: protein MARESISDQQDITGATPATGVDGLLDATPGPLHPQALETLLGAHDLAWADPSARHPAGRRSRSLLDRSRAVLAEGLGVRPDELTFHASGDQAARTALAVLARGRHRRTAPPVASAVEHSALLRWLRTGVVPATEVPVGPTGALDLDAWRAAIGAETPFAVLQSANQEVGTRQPLAAARAVTSEHGVPLLVDARAGLGRDDLPTGADVLVGDATAWGGPRLGVLVVRTGARVAPHHPPTPHEGGLALDPVDVPTALAAAEAWQQTAADRVGDADEARALVERVRAAAAAIPEVDVVGDPQDRLPHVCTFSVLYVDGETIVDELARRGLAVASGSACTSDTLEPSHVLAAMGALTQGNVRVTLPLRSVSPDRAAAVERLCTELPDVVTTCRARLGLTP, encoded by the coding sequence GTGGCGCGAGAAAGCATTTCGGACCAGCAGGACATCACGGGCGCGACCCCGGCGACGGGTGTCGACGGCCTCCTCGACGCCACCCCCGGCCCTCTCCACCCGCAGGCCCTCGAGACCCTCCTCGGCGCCCATGACCTGGCCTGGGCGGACCCCTCCGCGCGGCACCCCGCCGGGCGCCGCAGCCGCAGCCTCCTCGACCGGTCGCGCGCCGTCCTCGCCGAGGGGCTCGGGGTGCGTCCCGACGAGCTGACCTTCCACGCGAGCGGCGACCAGGCCGCCCGCACGGCCCTGGCCGTGCTCGCGCGCGGACGGCACCGCCGCACCGCTCCCCCGGTCGCCTCCGCGGTCGAGCACTCGGCCCTGCTGCGCTGGCTGCGCACCGGCGTGGTCCCCGCGACCGAGGTGCCCGTCGGGCCCACGGGCGCGCTCGACCTCGATGCCTGGCGGGCGGCCATCGGTGCGGAGACCCCCTTCGCCGTCCTGCAGTCCGCCAACCAGGAGGTCGGGACCCGCCAACCCCTCGCGGCCGCCCGGGCCGTCACGAGCGAGCACGGCGTGCCGCTGCTCGTCGACGCCCGCGCCGGGCTCGGCCGCGACGACCTGCCGACCGGGGCCGACGTCCTCGTCGGCGACGCGACCGCCTGGGGCGGCCCGCGGCTCGGCGTGCTCGTCGTGCGCACCGGCGCCCGGGTGGCGCCGCACCACCCTCCGACGCCCCACGAGGGGGGCCTCGCGCTCGACCCGGTCGACGTGCCGACGGCACTGGCCGCCGCCGAGGCCTGGCAGCAGACCGCGGCGGACCGCGTCGGCGACGCGGACGAGGCCCGAGCGCTCGTCGAGCGCGTGCGCGCCGCGGCTGCCGCCATCCCCGAGGTCGACGTCGTCGGCGACCCCCAGGACCGGCTGCCGCACGTGTGCACCTTCAGCGTGCTCTACGTCGACGGCGAGACGATCGTCGACGAGCTGGCTCGCCGGGGCCTGGCGGTCGCGTCGGGGTCGGCGTGCACCTCCGACACGCTCGAGCCGAGCCACGTGCTCGCCGCGATGGGGGCCCTCACCCAGGGCAACGTGCGGGTGACGCTGCCGCTGCGGTCCGTCTCCCCCGACCGGGCAGCCGCCGTGGAGCGGCTCTGCACCGAGCTGCCCGACGTCGTCACGACCTGCCGGGCGCGGCTCGGCCTCACCCCCTAG
- a CDS encoding glutathione S-transferase family protein translates to MAQGTYVEKDFTRDTAYIEDRITSDGSSDWPVEPGRYRLVVSRACPWANRAIIVRRLLGLEDVISMGITGPTHDADSWTFDLDEGHLDPVLGIPRIKDAYLARFPDYSKGITVPAIVDVPSGQVVTNNFPQITFDLSTQWREHHREGAPDLWPEHLREEMALVNKRLYTEVNNGVYRCGFSGDQAAYEAAYERLWTAMDWLEERLSTRRYLMGEHITEADVRLFTTLARFDPVYHGHFKANRSKLSEMPVLWAYARDLFTTPGFGDTTDFVHIKSHYYEVHRDINPTGIVPAGPDLSNWLEPHGREALGGSPFAPGATPPGPPSEGERVPVAHNPLIDETGMVRSA, encoded by the coding sequence ATGGCACAGGGCACATACGTCGAAAAGGACTTCACCCGCGACACCGCGTACATCGAGGACCGGATCACCTCGGACGGGTCGAGCGACTGGCCGGTCGAGCCGGGGCGCTACCGCCTCGTCGTCTCCCGGGCCTGCCCGTGGGCCAACCGCGCGATCATCGTGCGCCGCCTGCTCGGCCTCGAGGACGTCATCTCCATGGGCATCACGGGCCCGACGCACGACGCCGACTCGTGGACCTTCGACCTCGACGAGGGGCACCTCGACCCGGTGCTCGGCATCCCCCGGATCAAGGACGCCTACCTGGCGCGCTTCCCCGACTACTCGAAGGGGATCACCGTCCCCGCGATCGTCGACGTGCCCTCCGGCCAGGTCGTCACCAACAACTTCCCGCAGATCACCTTCGACCTGTCGACCCAGTGGCGCGAGCACCACCGCGAGGGGGCTCCCGACCTGTGGCCCGAGCACCTGCGCGAGGAGATGGCGCTCGTCAACAAGCGGCTCTACACCGAGGTCAACAACGGCGTCTACCGCTGCGGCTTCTCCGGCGACCAGGCCGCCTACGAGGCCGCGTACGAGCGGCTGTGGACCGCGATGGACTGGCTCGAGGAGCGGCTGTCGACCCGCCGCTACCTCATGGGTGAGCACATCACCGAGGCCGACGTGCGCCTCTTCACGACCCTGGCGCGCTTCGACCCCGTCTACCACGGCCACTTCAAGGCCAATCGCTCGAAGCTGTCGGAGATGCCGGTCCTGTGGGCCTACGCCCGCGACCTCTTCACGACGCCCGGCTTCGGCGACACGACCGACTTCGTGCACATCAAGAGCCACTACTACGAGGTCCACCGCGACATCAACCCGACCGGCATCGTCCCCGCAGGTCCCGACCTGTCGAACTGGCTGGAGCCGCACGGCCGCGAGGCCCTCGGCGGTTCCCCCTTCGCCCCTGGTGCCACGCCTCCCGGCCCGCCGAGCGAAGGGGAGCGCGTCCCGGTGGCGCACAACCCCCTGATCGACGAGACCGGGATGGTCCGCTCCGCCTGA
- the nadA gene encoding quinolinate synthase NadA, whose amino-acid sequence MPAVSAPTQSSPKPLSLLVLGQGTDPHSERGVECPGDLPAPSDPDLVARARAAKEALGDRVFVLGHHYQRDEVIDFADTTGDSFKLAKEAAARPDAPYIVFCGVHFMAESADILTSDEQTVVLPDLAAGCSMADMAALHQVEECWDELVEAGVADVTIPVTYMNSSAAIKGFTGRHGGTICTSSNAQTALGWAFDQTGGVDGGGKVLFLPDQHLGRNTWARDLGRDLDDCVVWNPHLPMGGLTVEQIRDARMILWRGHCSVHGRFTVDAVETARREIPDVKVIVHPECRHEVVELADEVGSTEKIIKVVSQAPAGTKWVVGTELNLVQRLAQQFPEQQISFLEKNVCYCSTMNRIDLPHLVWALESLVEGRVVNPITVDPDVAHWAKVALDQMLALPGETSKD is encoded by the coding sequence ATGCCTGCCGTGAGCGCCCCGACGCAGTCCTCGCCCAAGCCCCTGTCCCTGCTCGTCCTCGGGCAGGGCACCGACCCGCACTCCGAGCGGGGAGTCGAGTGCCCGGGCGACCTGCCCGCGCCCTCCGACCCCGACCTCGTCGCGCGGGCGCGAGCGGCCAAGGAGGCGCTGGGCGACCGGGTCTTCGTCCTCGGGCACCACTACCAGCGTGACGAGGTCATCGACTTCGCCGACACCACGGGCGACTCCTTCAAGCTGGCCAAGGAGGCCGCGGCCCGGCCCGACGCGCCCTACATCGTCTTCTGCGGCGTGCACTTCATGGCGGAGTCGGCCGACATCCTCACCAGCGACGAGCAGACCGTCGTGCTCCCCGACCTCGCCGCCGGCTGCTCGATGGCCGACATGGCCGCGCTGCACCAGGTCGAGGAGTGCTGGGACGAGCTCGTCGAGGCGGGCGTCGCCGACGTGACGATCCCGGTGACCTACATGAACTCCTCGGCGGCGATCAAGGGCTTCACCGGCCGCCACGGCGGGACGATCTGCACCTCGTCCAACGCGCAGACCGCCCTCGGCTGGGCCTTCGACCAGACCGGCGGGGTCGACGGCGGGGGCAAGGTGCTCTTCCTGCCCGACCAGCACCTCGGCCGCAACACCTGGGCCCGCGACCTCGGCCGCGACCTCGACGACTGCGTCGTGTGGAACCCCCACCTGCCGATGGGTGGCCTGACGGTCGAGCAGATCCGTGACGCCCGGATGATCCTGTGGCGCGGGCACTGCTCGGTGCACGGGCGCTTCACGGTCGACGCCGTCGAGACGGCGCGGCGCGAGATCCCGGACGTCAAGGTCATCGTCCACCCCGAGTGCCGCCACGAGGTCGTCGAGCTCGCCGACGAGGTCGGCTCGACCGAGAAGATCATCAAGGTCGTCTCCCAGGCCCCCGCGGGCACGAAGTGGGTCGTCGGCACCGAGCTCAACCTCGTCCAGCGCCTGGCGCAGCAGTTCCCCGAGCAGCAGATCAGCTTCCTCGAGAAGAACGTCTGCTACTGCTCGACGATGAACCGCATCGACCTGCCCCACCTCGTGTGGGCGCTCGAGTCCCTCGTCGAGGGGCGCGTGGTCAACCCGATCACCGTCGACCCCGACGTCGCGCACTGGGCCAAGGTCGCGCTCGACCAGATGCTCGCCCTGCCGGGCGAGACGTCGAAGGACTGA
- a CDS encoding O-acetyl-ADP-ribose deacetylase translates to MVRLLAVHGDITAQQVDAIVNAANSAMRGGGGVDGAIHRAGGPAVLEDCIARFPDGLATGDAGWTTAGNLPSRWVIHTVGPNHAVGQRDRSLLVSCYRRCLEVADALGARSVAFPLVSAGIYGWPKDDAIAAAVETISAADTDVVEARIVAFDAAAYERVAAALAKS, encoded by the coding sequence ATGGTCCGGCTCCTCGCGGTGCACGGAGACATCACCGCCCAGCAGGTCGACGCGATCGTCAACGCCGCCAACTCCGCGATGCGCGGTGGCGGGGGTGTCGACGGTGCGATCCACCGCGCCGGCGGTCCGGCCGTCCTCGAGGACTGCATCGCCCGGTTCCCCGACGGCCTGGCCACAGGGGACGCCGGGTGGACGACGGCGGGGAACCTCCCTTCGCGCTGGGTGATCCACACGGTCGGGCCCAACCACGCTGTGGGACAACGCGATCGCTCGCTCCTCGTCTCCTGCTACCGACGCTGCCTCGAGGTCGCCGACGCGCTGGGAGCGCGCTCGGTCGCCTTCCCGCTCGTCAGCGCCGGCATCTACGGCTGGCCCAAGGACGACGCGATCGCTGCCGCCGTCGAGACGATCTCGGCGGCGGACACCGACGTGGTGGAGGCGCGGATCGTGGCCTTCGACGCGGCGGCGTACGAGCGGGTCGCCGCCGCTCTGGCTAAAAGTTAA
- a CDS encoding maleylpyruvate isomerase family mycothiol-dependent enzyme has product MDDTQLLARTADNRRLFADVLDSLGEDHAHDATLCTDWDVRTLAGHMLQPVHVPSWRFLLTAARHRSMARACDVHAARLGDRPLAETAAELRHPAGTGSKPWFIGWAGPFTDSCIHLRDLAEPQGLDVTVPREHWQSALEIIVSPRGRESFVPTKGLPDGLRWEATDSDWTHGDGPAVTGTVEALAMVMSGRRAYLDRIGGDGAATVRERLGA; this is encoded by the coding sequence GTGGACGACACCCAGCTCCTCGCCCGGACCGCCGACAACCGGCGGCTCTTCGCCGATGTCCTCGACTCCCTCGGCGAGGACCACGCGCACGACGCCACGCTGTGCACCGACTGGGACGTGCGCACCCTCGCCGGTCACATGCTGCAGCCGGTGCACGTGCCGTCGTGGCGCTTCCTGCTGACCGCGGCGCGGCACCGCTCGATGGCGCGGGCCTGCGACGTGCACGCGGCCCGGCTCGGCGACCGACCGCTCGCGGAGACGGCGGCGGAGCTGCGGCACCCGGCCGGCACCGGGTCGAAGCCCTGGTTCATCGGCTGGGCCGGCCCCTTCACCGACTCGTGCATCCACCTGCGTGACCTCGCCGAGCCGCAGGGTCTCGACGTCACCGTGCCGCGGGAGCACTGGCAGTCGGCCCTGGAGATCATCGTCTCCCCCCGAGGCCGCGAGTCCTTCGTGCCGACCAAGGGCCTCCCCGACGGCCTGCGCTGGGAGGCGACCGACTCCGACTGGACCCACGGCGACGGCCCCGCGGTGACGGGGACCGTAGAGGCGCTCGCCATGGTGATGTCGGGCAGACGCGCCTACCTCGACCGGATCGGCGGGGACGGAGCCGCGACGGTGCGCGAGCGGCTCGGTGCCTGA
- a CDS encoding phosphatidylinositol-specific phospholipase C/glycerophosphodiester phosphodiesterase family protein, giving the protein MHPISRTRSVTATTAALALALAALAQPAAAAPAPVDLGTPLPQAHAHNDYEHERPLLDALEHGFTSVEADVWLVDGELRVSHDAVGLADAPTLEEAYLDPLSEIASRGGRQIYPGYAGDVQLLIDIKSDGQSTWRAVEAELADHAQIFTRVKNGLVHDRAVEAVISGNRPRAEMEAATTRYSFYDGRSTDLDSGTDAALMPLVSENWTKLFTWQGIGEMPQVERERLHAYVASAHRDGYRVRFWATNDIAGEARTNLWRELRAAGVDHINTDDLGGLQDFLTQE; this is encoded by the coding sequence ATGCACCCGATCTCCCGCACCCGCTCGGTGACCGCCACGACCGCAGCCCTGGCACTGGCCCTCGCCGCACTGGCCCAGCCCGCCGCAGCCGCACCGGCTCCCGTCGACCTCGGCACCCCGCTGCCGCAGGCCCATGCGCACAACGACTACGAGCACGAGCGCCCGCTTCTCGATGCCCTCGAGCACGGCTTCACCTCGGTCGAGGCCGACGTGTGGCTCGTCGACGGTGAGCTGCGGGTCAGCCACGACGCCGTGGGCCTCGCCGACGCGCCGACCCTCGAGGAGGCCTACCTCGACCCGCTGAGCGAGATCGCCTCGCGCGGCGGCCGGCAGATCTACCCGGGCTACGCAGGCGACGTCCAGCTGCTCATCGACATCAAGAGCGACGGGCAGTCGACCTGGCGTGCCGTCGAGGCCGAGCTCGCCGACCACGCGCAGATCTTCACCCGGGTCAAGAACGGCCTGGTCCACGACCGCGCCGTCGAGGCGGTCATCAGCGGCAACCGCCCGCGCGCCGAGATGGAGGCGGCCACGACGCGCTACTCCTTCTACGACGGGCGCTCCACCGACCTCGACTCGGGCACCGACGCCGCCCTCATGCCGCTCGTCAGCGAGAACTGGACGAAGCTCTTCACCTGGCAGGGCATCGGCGAGATGCCGCAGGTCGAGCGCGAGCGGCTGCACGCCTACGTCGCCAGCGCCCACCGTGACGGCTACCGGGTGCGCTTCTGGGCGACCAACGACATCGCCGGCGAGGCCCGCACCAACCTCTGGCGTGAGCTGCGGGCCGCGGGCGTCGACCACATCAACACCGACGACCTCGGTGGGCTGCAGGACTTCCTCACGCAGGAGTGA
- a CDS encoding carbohydrate kinase family protein produces the protein MPIAIAGSIATDHLMTFSGRFADSLVVDQLDKISVSFLAHKLEIRRGGVAANICFGMANLGQRPVLVGAVGEDFADYRSWLERHGVDCESVHVSETQHTARFVCTTDDDMAQIATFYAGAMSEAREIELAPIAARVGGLDLVLVGPDDPEAMRRHTAECRTRGIPFVSDPSQQLAFGDGEFIRDLIDGAEYLITNEYESHLTEQKTGWSQEEIASRVGYRVTTLGKDGVRITGRGLDEPIVVGTAREVTKADPTGVGDAFRAGFLTGICEGLPLRESAELGSMLATYVIETVGTQEYEIGTARFLARLAEAYGQESADLIGQHISCHRP, from the coding sequence GTGCCCATCGCCATCGCCGGATCCATCGCCACCGACCACCTGATGACCTTCTCGGGTCGCTTCGCGGACTCGCTCGTCGTCGACCAGCTCGACAAGATCTCCGTCAGCTTCCTCGCGCACAAGCTCGAGATCCGCCGCGGCGGGGTCGCGGCCAACATCTGCTTCGGCATGGCCAACCTCGGCCAGCGCCCCGTGCTCGTCGGTGCCGTCGGCGAGGACTTCGCCGACTACCGCAGCTGGCTGGAGCGCCACGGTGTCGACTGCGAGTCCGTCCACGTCTCCGAGACGCAGCACACCGCGCGCTTCGTCTGCACGACCGACGACGACATGGCCCAGATCGCGACCTTCTACGCCGGGGCGATGTCCGAGGCGCGTGAGATCGAGCTCGCGCCCATCGCGGCCCGCGTCGGTGGCCTCGACCTCGTCCTCGTCGGCCCCGACGACCCCGAGGCGATGCGCCGCCACACCGCCGAGTGCCGCACGCGGGGCATCCCCTTCGTCAGCGACCCGAGCCAGCAGCTGGCCTTCGGCGACGGCGAGTTCATCCGTGACCTCATCGACGGCGCGGAGTACCTCATCACCAACGAGTACGAGTCGCACCTCACCGAGCAGAAGACCGGCTGGTCCCAGGAGGAGATCGCCTCCCGGGTCGGCTACCGGGTCACGACCCTGGGCAAGGACGGCGTGCGGATCACCGGCCGCGGGCTCGACGAGCCGATCGTCGTCGGTACCGCCCGCGAGGTGACCAAGGCCGACCCGACGGGCGTCGGCGACGCCTTCCGTGCCGGCTTCCTCACCGGCATCTGCGAAGGTCTGCCGCTGCGCGAGTCCGCCGAGCTCGGCTCGATGCTCGCGACCTATGTCATCGAGACCGTCGGCACGCAGGAGTACGAGATCGGCACGGCCCGCTTCCTCGCGCGCCTCGCCGAGGCCTACGGGCAGGAGAGCGCCGACCTCATCGGCCAGCACATCTCCTGCCACCGTCCCTGA
- a CDS encoding iron-sulfur cluster assembly accessory protein encodes MSVQDTQATTPETTDATESHGVVLTDVAAGKVKSLLEQEGRDDLRLRIGVQPGGCSGLIYQLYFDERSLDGDLVRDFGGVEVVVDRMSAPYLGGATIDFADTIEKQGFTIDNPNAGSSCACGDSFS; translated from the coding sequence ATGAGCGTCCAGGACACCCAGGCCACCACCCCCGAGACCACCGACGCCACCGAGAGCCACGGCGTCGTCCTCACCGACGTCGCCGCCGGCAAGGTCAAGTCGCTGCTCGAGCAGGAGGGTCGTGACGACCTGCGCCTGCGCATCGGCGTGCAGCCCGGTGGCTGCTCCGGCCTGATCTACCAGCTGTACTTCGACGAGCGCTCCCTCGACGGTGACCTCGTCCGCGACTTCGGCGGTGTCGAGGTCGTCGTCGACCGGATGAGTGCCCCCTACCTCGGTGGCGCGACCATCGACTTCGCCGACACGATCGAGAAGCAGGGCTTCACGATCGACAACCCCAACGCCGGCTCCTCCTGCGCCTGCGGCGACAGCTTCAGCTGA
- the aat gene encoding leucyl/phenylalanyl-tRNA--protein transferase: MSRVPFPPIEPPGSSALWSGYLRAGLEAAESAPGDVGEVVGVGGRLDPASLVTAYRLGIFPMGLGEGGSPPMGWWCPRWRGVLEPGTVHVSRSLRRSLPRFTVTVDEDFAGVVAACGDPQRDGFWITDAIRAAYEELHALGWAHSVEVRDDEGALVGGLYGVAIGGLFAGESMFHHVTDASKAALVALDRLVSADGDPRRIIDVQWRTPHLGTLGIVEVHRHEYLARLAQALQAPALDLGALVEARDLPFA; the protein is encoded by the coding sequence ATGAGCCGCGTCCCCTTCCCGCCGATCGAGCCGCCGGGCTCGTCGGCGCTGTGGAGCGGCTACCTGCGCGCCGGCCTCGAGGCCGCCGAGAGCGCCCCCGGTGACGTCGGCGAGGTCGTCGGCGTCGGTGGCCGCCTCGACCCGGCCTCCCTCGTCACCGCCTACCGGCTCGGGATCTTCCCCATGGGCCTGGGCGAAGGGGGGTCCCCGCCGATGGGGTGGTGGTGCCCCCGGTGGCGCGGCGTGCTCGAGCCGGGGACCGTGCACGTCAGCCGGTCGCTGCGACGGTCGCTGCCCCGCTTCACCGTGACCGTCGACGAGGACTTCGCCGGGGTGGTCGCCGCCTGCGGCGACCCGCAGCGTGACGGCTTCTGGATCACCGATGCCATCCGGGCGGCCTACGAGGAGCTGCACGCCCTCGGCTGGGCGCACAGCGTCGAGGTCCGCGACGACGAGGGCGCCCTCGTCGGCGGCCTCTACGGCGTGGCGATCGGCGGGCTCTTCGCGGGGGAGTCGATGTTCCACCACGTCACCGACGCATCGAAGGCCGCGCTCGTCGCCCTCGACCGGCTCGTCAGCGCCGACGGCGACCCGCGCCGGATCATCGACGTCCAGTGGCGCACCCCGCACCTCGGCACGCTCGGCATCGTCGAGGTGCACCGCCACGAGTACCTCGCGCGGCTGGCGCAGGCGCTGCAGGCGCCGGCACTCGACCTCGGCGCCCTCGTCGAGGCGCGGGACCTCCCCTTCGCCTAG